The Fluviispira sanaruensis sequence CGCCTGTCGATTTTTCTAATTCTGATAGAGTATGAGCTTGCCAAGCAAGTTGTTCACAGGAAATTTTATCAATAAAGCAATATTTATTTTCATGCACTAAAGGAATAGCTTTAGAAAGTACTTTATCATTAATTGAAACATAATTGATATGAGAATTTAAATATTTTGCCATATCAGAAATTGTGGATTTCAATGATGCCGCTGCAAACCATATTTCTATACTTCTACTATATGGTACAATATTATTATTTTTATCATGCCCTAATGCAATATACTTTTCCTTTTCTTTTGGCACATTTAAGTAGGTAGAAGTCATATTTAATGGTCTTAAAATTTTATCTTCTAAAATCTCTTGATAATCTTTTGCATAAACATTTTGTAAAACATAACCAACTGTTCCTATACTTGCATTCGAATAGCTATATTCGCTTCCAACAGCCTTCTGAACTTTGAATTGTTGTAAATCATTCACAAGAGAAGTATAAGTTTTTGGACGTGGGTCAAAATCAAAAGGTAATGAGGATACGTGGCCAAGCAAATGACTTGAAGTAATTTTATTTAGATTTTTTTCATTTTTTAACTCAGGAAAATACTTAATAAAAGGATCGTCTAAATTCAATTTTTGTTCAACAGAGGCAATTGCAGCTATGGTTGCTGTAACTGTTTTTGTAAAAGATGCAATTGTATAGATTGTATCACTATTTGTAGGAATTTTTTCTGTTTTATTAGAAAATCCGTAATTAAAAATAAGTGATTCATTTTTATTTAAAACTGCTATTGACATACCATCAACTTTATTTTTCTCCATAAATTCATGCGCTAATTCATCAATTTTTTTATTTGATAATGCGTAAGACTCCTTTGGTATTAAAAAAATAAAACTAATAAGCATAAAATTTTTAAATTTAATCATAAATTACCTTCCATTATAATTATTTAATTTAGTGCACAAAAATCTAATTCCCTATTCTGAGAATTATAAAATATTATCCCATATAAATCACTTAATTTATAGGAAAAAATAATTCTATATAAGGAGTTCCTTATAAAAGGAGACTCATTTTTTTGCAAGAAATAAGTTCAAATTTTTTTTAAAGAAAAAGTAATTTGTTGCAATGAAACTGAAGAGGCTGTAATAAATTTAAAGGTAACTTGGCTAAACGCATAGTAATGGGCAAGTAGAAAAAAACTAATATCTGAGCGTTTTTTATGCATTTTAATATTATTTTATCTAGCTGAATAATCCTATAAAACATTTACAACAGTCCATTCCACTGTTCAAAGTAAATAAAAGAGAAAATTATGAATAAATTTTTCAAATTATTAATTAATACTGCATTAATAATCAATGCATTTTACAATCAAAAAACTTTTTCACAAACGAAAAAAAATAAAGAAATAAGATCTAAAATTCAAAGCTTCATCAATGATATTGAATCAGAGAAAAATCAACAACAAGGTTTTGCTTTAGCTATCTTATATAAAGGTAATGTTATTTATAAAACAACTTCTGGTTTCCAAAAAGGAAATAAGAAACCCATCACATACAGTACATTATTTCCTTTAGCATCATTATCTAAAACAGTTTCTGCAACTTCAATAGCTTTGATGGTGGAACAAGGTAAAATAAATCTTGATAAAAAATTTAAATTGCCTTACCTTAAAAATCCTGTAAATTTTACAAATATATTAAGTCATTCTACAGGTTATCATTTTTCAGGGAATAACCAAATAGAACAGGGAATCAGTCGTGCTAAACTTTTAAATATTTTAAAAACAAAAAAGCCGAATTGTAAGCCTGGAAATTGTTTTCTTTATAGCAATGCTACATTTAGCTTGATTGAAGAAGCTCTAAATTTAAAAAAATTAAATTTAAATTTTCTCATACAAAATCTAAATAAATCATTAAACACTCAAGAAATAAAATTATTAAAAAAAGATATCACAAAAAATATTGCTTATCCACACAAGAAAGTTAAGATTGCCGGAAAAAATAAATTTATTCCACAACCATTTCCTCCTTATTATCCCAAAATAACGCCAGCTTCTGCAGGTATTTTTGCTTCAATTAATGGAATGATTGAAGTATATAAGCTTGCTTTTGGTTATAAACCAAATCTCATATCAAAAGCGACAGCAGAGCGTATGACGAGACCCGTTATTTTAAACAAAAAAGTTTTTAAACTGAACATAGTCTCACCTGATGAAAAAAGAAAACTTGAGTCATATTATGCTCTCGGGTGGCGAGTTCTAAAAGAGAAAAACAAGAAAGATAAAGATTTAATTTACCATCCAGGATATATTAATGGGATAAAATCATTTATTGGATTTATCCCTTCAAAAGATCTTGGAATAATCATTTTAACTAATCAAGAATCAAAATTTGCATCGCGAAATGGATTTAATTTCTGGAAATTGGCTACCAATGACTCGAAGTTTGAGAGCATATTCTGATTATTTAAGATCGTAATGAGTGCCAAGATTACTGACTACGCAGTCCGCATTGTTCTGCCTCCAATCCATACGATTCAATTGTCCAGGTCCATAAGCTGAAATTACAAATATACAAGCATATTTATGGTTAGGTACAAGAGCTAATGCCCCATCATTTCTAACCGCAGTGAAAGAATAAATGGAGTTAAATGATTTTTCTGTTGTAACTTCCATACCTACTTTTCTTGTTCTATTTGGAGGTATTTCAAACTTGTTATTAATATCAATTTGATTGCATGATTCATCTAAAAAATTTACATTATCTTCATACAATCGTGAGATTTGAATAAACCAACCGTAATTCATATCTTTATTATTTAATGTATACCACACATGAACACTTGAGCAGTTCGTTTCCTGTGTTATTTCATTCGAATCATTTGTTGAATATTTAGATTTATCTATTAAATAATTTCTGGAACCATTTGGAGGATTTAATCTAGAAAATGAATATGCATTCATAGTAGGTAATAAAAGTGCAAGGACAATCGATTTTAGATATAATTTTTTCATAATGTTTATCTCCTTCTATTTATGTAAAAATTTTATGTCTGAGTATTTTAAAAAAGGATGAATATAATATTAAATGTCATAAAAAATAAATATTAGAAATTAAAAAACTTAAATATTATAAAATTTTATTTTAAAAATTAAATCGCTCATTTTTTACAAAACTTTGATCGCATGTAAAGAACAAGCTTTAGATAATTTACAATATAAACATTGTCAATATGTTAACCAAATAAAATTTTAACATTATTAATCTATATTTTATTTTTTTTTACCCTGCTATTAAACCACTTAGAAATCATGATAGTTTCTTAGACATAAGGAAACTGTAATGAGTGATACTTCTCTCACAAAAGAATCCACAAATACAAATCTTCACGATAAATTATTCAATATTTATAATTTGAGAACAATATGATTTTATCAAGATGATAATTTAATAAAAAAAATATCTACAAAAAATCATTAATTAAAATATTAAATTATTATATTTAAGCGTTAACCCTTGAGCTTTAAATATTTTTTTGTCGGAAAATTTAATCTAATTTTGCCTGATATACTACTCCCTCCATCTCCACCGTTACCACCATCTTGACCTTTGCTAAAAATTTTAAAGGCACCGTCTTTTCTATCTTGACCGTCTGGAGAGTTTTTATTTGATCTAAAAAATAAATCATTGTTTTTCAATTAAATTCTTATCCACATTTATAGACTCATTCTCAACAGAATCATATCTATTCTTACCTTTTGTGCCTGGAAGGGAACTCATAATAATAAAAATGAAAAAACCAATATAAGGAATTAAATAAACAAAGTACCACCAACCACTTTTATTCATATCATGCAATCTTCTCACTGATACAGAAATATAAGGAGGAAGTAAGCCAAAAGCTCCTACTACTGAAAAAATAAGTATAAGTAAAATATCACGCTCATTTTTACCTATTATCAGAACTAATAAAATGGGGATAAAAATAATTGCATAATAGAATAAGATAAAATACCAAAATTCAGAGATGCTTGCCCTGCCTTTAATACTAGCATATTTTTTTAAACAAATTTTAATAGCTTCAATAAAATTCATAATATCTCCTAATGAATAATTATTAATTTTCTTTTTATAAATAAATATTTTATTTTAGTCCACTTATTGAAAATATTTTTCGTAGAACTCTCATTTAAAGCTATATTCTCTAATTTTATCTACGACTTGAAAAGCAAATCTAAGTTATAGTAACCCTGTTAATTATATCTGTAAACATGACACATATTTGAAGTTAAATTATTTTATAAAAATATCGAAATATTAATAACACGAATAATATAAATCCTTAATCACATATAAAAATTTTATAAAAATTTCACCCATAACCACTATTAAATAATCTGCAGCACTCAAAAACTCTTTATTATATTTTAAAATGCTTAAAACTCTATCTCACTGTCGATTTGACTTTTTTTCATTTTATCATAATCTACACTTTACATTTAAAATAATTTTTCTCTACATTCAAAACGCAATTGTTTAGAAAATGATCGTCTAACATAATAGTAACAGCAGGATTATAATATGCAGAAGAATGTGCAATGGACTCGGGATGAGTACTTAATTTCGACCGACAAAAAAAAATTGGATATTGCATTTATACATTCATTCCTCACAACAACGAGCTGGGCTGAAGGTATATCGCTTGAGACTGTCAGCGAATCCATAGAGAACAGCCTCTGTTTCGGATTGTATAAAAATATTCAGCCCGTGGGTTTTTCTCGCTTTGTGACAGATTATACAACCTTTGCTTATCTTTGTGATGTATTTATTTCTCCCGATTTTCAAGGACACGGCCTCGGAAGATGGTTAATGGAGTGCTGCTTAGAGCATTCTTCCTTAAAAAAGCTGAGACGAATTATGCTTGTAACATCTGACGCCTCTTGGCTTTATCAAAAAACAGGATACTTACCAGTAAATAAAGATAACTTTGTCTGGCATATTGTTCGGCCAAATATCTATAAATCGGAATTGCTTAATTAAAAAATGTTAATATTACCAAAAATTATTTCTGAACTCATTTTGACTTTACTTGGCAGGGAAATACAAAGCTGTCATTTTGAATTCATAAATAACATGAAAAAAAATCCTACCATATGAATCTTTATTTATAAATAATCTTAATATTATAGATAAAATTATTTATTATTTTTAACAATATATAGCTTATTCAAGTATTAATTTAATTATATCAAAAAAACTATGATATATTAACTACTTATTCGAAAAAATATTTCTCTATCTTTTTTTATCATAATTACTTTTTTCATAAGGAAGTCTATTAAATATTATTCAAATAACAATCGAGATTTAAAAATATTTGATATACAAATGCTATTCGCACGATAAATTTATTTTCGTTGCTGAAATACAAAGACTTAGAAGGAATTATTTATGTCAATTTTATTTGAACCTATCAAAATAGGTGATTTATCACTAAAAAATCGAATTATTTTAGCTCCACTCACACGCTGTCGAGCCAATTATCAAAGAGTTCCAAACGATTTGATTGAAAAATATTATTGTCAAAGAGCTTCATTTGGTCTGCTTATTACAGAAGCAACTTCAATTGATATGTCTGGCGTTGGCTTTCCAAGAACCCCTGGTATATGGAACGAAGATCAAGTGAAAGCCTGGAGAAAAATAACAGATGCCGTCCATGAAAAAGATGGAACAATCGTTCTGCAATTATGGCACGTGGGAAGAGTTTCCGATCCTATTTTTAATGGGCAAGCCCCTCTTGCACCCAGTGCCATTGCACCTAAGCAAACAGTATCTTTAGTCCGCCCAGAAAAATTCTATGAGACACCTCACGCATTGACTGTTGAAGAAATAAAACAAGTGGTCGAAAGCTTCAGAACTGCAGCAGAAAATGCTAAAAAGGCGGGTTTTGATGGAGTCGAATTGCATGGAGCAAATGGGTATTTATTAGATCAGTTTTTACAATCAAACTCAAACAAGAGAACAGATCAATATGGTGGTTCAATAGAGAATAGAGCCAGATTTCCTTTAGAAGCAGTCGATGCGGTGATTGATATCTGGGGTGCAGGTCGTGTTGGATATCATATTTCACCAAGGGGCGATTTGCTCGATGTGAACGATAACAATCCACTCGAAACATTTAGTTACTTTGTCTCAGAATTATCAAAACGCAACCTTGCTTTTATATGTGCGCGTGAATATACGGCAAAAGATAGTATCTCTCCTAAATTAAAAAAACTTTTCTCAGGTGCGTTTATTTTAAATGAAGGTTTTACTAAAGATTCAGGAGAAACTGCGATTCAAAATGGAGTTGCAGATGCTATTGCTTTTGGCACGTCATCTATAGCAAATCCTGACTTAGTGCATAAATTTAAAACAGGTGAAAAATTAAATCCGTTTAATCCACAGTATTTTTATAATGAACATAAATATTTATTTGATTTAGCGGAGCCATTGCCAAAAGAGGGTTATTATGAAGTCGATAAAATAGGTTATACGGAATAATAAAATTAGTAGCTATTAATATATTTTATTTTCCATCGCGGATTATTTTTTTGGATTTTTATTCTAAAAATTGAGAGATATTTTATTAATAATTAAGGTCATTTAGAATTAACTTTTTGTATTATTTATTTTTTTATTATTTTTTACAATATTTGACAAATTATTTTTTTTATTGTTTAACGTAAAAGTTGAAATATGTTTGTCAAATATTTTTATTATAAATAAAAATAAATATTATTACAGAAAGATTCTTAAATGAAATATTTTAAAAAAAACTTACCTGTTCTTGCGAGTTTAATTGCTATATCATCTTGGAATATCAATGCATTTTCTAGAGAAATAATACCTGAAAATATTTCGCCAATAGCAGAAATAACTATAGAAAATTTATCTGGAAATTTTGGTGAGATATTAATTGAAAATGGATTTACGAGAACATTCCATTTAAGAAGTAAAAATTCAATACCTATAACAATCTCTTCTTTTAAAATCACAAATGATATTCAAAATAGTTTTAGTCTAAAAAGCGATGAAAATGAAGCAAATTGTAGGCACATAATTAATCCTCAAGATTATTGCAGTATCCCCATTTTTTTTAAACCAAAATCAATACATAACGAAACAGCTCAATTAATTGTGAATTACTCTATAGATTCAAGAGAAGAAACGTATATTTTTAATTTGAATGGTTGGGGTAAGGAATCATCTGAAGGTAGAATTTCGCTTTCAAAATTGGGTAAAGATTTTATAAATATGGAACTCAATGCAAATGCTCAATTGGATGAAAACTTTCCAAATGATATCATACCAAGCGCATTTGCAAAAAATCACTCAGGTAACTTTAATTATCCCAATCATTCTTTTGGAAACCCTCAAGTCTTTGAGGGTAATATAAATACAGATTATGATTATTCAAGAACAAGCGGTTATACTTTTAGAGTCGATGACCGAGCTCCGCATGTTCCATATAAAAATAAACTTTGCAGAAAATTTAATAAGAGAAAAGATAAAATGAATTGTGGCATTCAAGATTTAGGTGGCTTTTGGCCCTATGGAACAATGAATGTGAAGCCTAATGTTGCGAAAATAGAACTTTTGTTAAATAAGTATATAAGTCTAACTGGAAATGATTATGATCTTGAAAAAGTATCGCTTGAACTCAATTCATATAGCAATATACTACCATATATCCCTCCATTAAGTGATCTTAGTAATGATGAGATTGAAAAAATGGATGTTACCGAAATTAAATATTCACTTTACAAATATTTAAACAATCAATTAAATCTTGAACAACATGTTCGCAAAGACTATACATACACAGGATTTATTTCTACAACGGCGTCACCCAGATTTTTGTTAAATTACCATGAGTCTGCCACTAGAAACTGGTTTTATGTTATGTATGTAGAAGGTGGTGTTAGATATTATGATTTTGGCGAGTCAGAATTTGCCGTACCAGGTGGTATTGATTGGGCAGATGTCATGGGGTATTATGACAGAAAAAAAGGCAAAGCTTATATCAGACAAGGCTTTGAGTCACTCGACAAAGAAGCCTATGATAAAATTAACAATGTATTTTCAATCTTAAACAATGAATTTAATAAAGAAGATTATGTGAATTCACCTATTTCATTATATATTCAACCTTTTTGAAAAAGAGGGATTTTAATCCCTCTTGCAAATTCATATTGAGGTTGAATATAAATCATTTGCAGCTGAAGAACGAATGATAGAAGCTTGCTGTTCAAGTTCATCCGAAAAATTCAAATTGCGCTCAATAATATCTGAAAATCCATTTATTGGGCTCATATGCCCTTCTGCAGAACCACTTGCGAATGAATTTGACTCATTTTGAGAGTTTGCAGAAAAATCAGAAAAAAGATTTAATCCTCTGCTTGTAAGATCTTGAATTTTATATGCAGAAGAAACTACCTGTTTGACAAGCGGTCCATAGCGCATGATTGTTCCAATATGAGGAATCCCT is a genomic window containing:
- a CDS encoding alkene reductase; protein product: MSILFEPIKIGDLSLKNRIILAPLTRCRANYQRVPNDLIEKYYCQRASFGLLITEATSIDMSGVGFPRTPGIWNEDQVKAWRKITDAVHEKDGTIVLQLWHVGRVSDPIFNGQAPLAPSAIAPKQTVSLVRPEKFYETPHALTVEEIKQVVESFRTAAENAKKAGFDGVELHGANGYLLDQFLQSNSNKRTDQYGGSIENRARFPLEAVDAVIDIWGAGRVGYHISPRGDLLDVNDNNPLETFSYFVSELSKRNLAFICAREYTAKDSISPKLKKLFSGAFILNEGFTKDSGETAIQNGVADAIAFGTSSIANPDLVHKFKTGEKLNPFNPQYFYNEHKYLFDLAEPLPKEGYYEVDKIGYTE
- a CDS encoding serine hydrolase domain-containing protein translates to MNKFFKLLINTALIINAFYNQKTFSQTKKNKEIRSKIQSFINDIESEKNQQQGFALAILYKGNVIYKTTSGFQKGNKKPITYSTLFPLASLSKTVSATSIALMVEQGKINLDKKFKLPYLKNPVNFTNILSHSTGYHFSGNNQIEQGISRAKLLNILKTKKPNCKPGNCFLYSNATFSLIEEALNLKKLNLNFLIQNLNKSLNTQEIKLLKKDITKNIAYPHKKVKIAGKNKFIPQPFPPYYPKITPASAGIFASINGMIEVYKLAFGYKPNLISKATAERMTRPVILNKKVFKLNIVSPDEKRKLESYYALGWRVLKEKNKKDKDLIYHPGYINGIKSFIGFIPSKDLGIIILTNQESKFASRNGFNFWKLATNDSKFESIF
- a CDS encoding DUF805 domain-containing protein yields the protein MNFIEAIKICLKKYASIKGRASISEFWYFILFYYAIIFIPILLVLIIGKNERDILLILIFSVVGAFGLLPPYISVSVRRLHDMNKSGWWYFVYLIPYIGFFIFIIMSSLPGTKGKNRYDSVENESINVDKNLIEKQ
- a CDS encoding GNAT family N-acetyltransferase, whose amino-acid sequence is MQKNVQWTRDEYLISTDKKKLDIAFIHSFLTTTSWAEGISLETVSESIENSLCFGLYKNIQPVGFSRFVTDYTTFAYLCDVFISPDFQGHGLGRWLMECCLEHSSLKKLRRIMLVTSDASWLYQKTGYLPVNKDNFVWHIVRPNIYKSELLN
- a CDS encoding serine hydrolase produces the protein MIKFKNFMLISFIFLIPKESYALSNKKIDELAHEFMEKNKVDGMSIAVLNKNESLIFNYGFSNKTEKIPTNSDTIYTIASFTKTVTATIAAIASVEQKLNLDDPFIKYFPELKNEKNLNKITSSHLLGHVSSLPFDFDPRPKTYTSLVNDLQQFKVQKAVGSEYSYSNASIGTVGYVLQNVYAKDYQEILEDKILRPLNMTSTYLNVPKEKEKYIALGHDKNNNIVPYSRSIEIWFAAASLKSTISDMAKYLNSHINYVSINDKVLSKAIPLVHENKYCFIDKISCEQLAWQAHTLSELEKSTGDTYFTHFDKNGNPVFDKIKIIENKSFEKNKIFIDKTGSGYGMSSYMAYIPEEKIGVVILINKSIGDERIRLGRDILKDF